The proteins below come from a single Chryseobacterium nepalense genomic window:
- a CDS encoding calcineurin-like phosphoesterase C-terminal domain-containing protein: MNIKFLMPCLLISAMAFSQASVSGYVYEDSNRNQKKENREKGIEGVAVSNGIQVILTDKNGRYSLPIQEGQSVFVIKPSGYMTPVNGNNLPQYYYQYKPKGSPADFKYKGSAPTGELPKEINFALNKQNESKNFDILVFGDPQPYTEKQLDYFKRAIVNEVKNTKKNAVLGISLGDLVGDNLSLQKPYADVMKEVGLPWYNVMGNHDMNYEAKEDLLSDETFESNFGPANYSFNYGNVHFIILDDILYPDPRDGKGYWGGFREDQMKFIENDLKLVDKNKLIVVSFHIPLEHKNEDNFRNSDRQKLFDFLAPFKNALILSAHTHIQQQLFYGKEAGWNGSKDLHEYNVGTTCGDWWSGTSDDLGLPTSTMRDGTAKGYSFISFNDNEYKVKYKTAGKPEDYQINLYVPKVIPFPSKTSAKVLANFFMGSKKDKVEYRIDGERWEEMQYDETVDPSFAMSVFKWDTTKNLFPGRRPSNPEISKHIWTGDFSKKLSLGKHKVEVRATDMYGNQFSASEEFEVQNQILIP; the protein is encoded by the coding sequence ATGAATATAAAATTTTTAATGCCGTGTCTGCTTATTTCAGCAATGGCTTTTTCACAGGCTTCTGTTTCGGGGTATGTATATGAAGACAGCAACAGAAATCAGAAAAAAGAAAACAGAGAAAAAGGGATTGAAGGAGTAGCTGTTTCAAACGGAATCCAAGTAATTCTTACAGATAAAAACGGAAGATACAGTCTTCCCATCCAGGAAGGGCAGTCGGTTTTTGTAATCAAGCCTTCAGGATATATGACGCCGGTAAACGGGAATAACTTACCCCAATATTATTATCAGTACAAACCGAAAGGTTCACCTGCAGATTTTAAATACAAAGGATCTGCGCCAACAGGAGAACTTCCGAAAGAGATCAATTTTGCACTGAACAAACAAAACGAAAGCAAAAATTTTGATATCCTGGTTTTCGGAGATCCGCAGCCTTACACTGAAAAGCAATTGGATTATTTTAAAAGAGCCATTGTAAACGAAGTGAAAAATACCAAGAAGAATGCAGTTCTGGGAATCAGTCTCGGAGATTTGGTAGGAGATAACCTCAGTCTGCAGAAACCTTATGCCGATGTAATGAAGGAGGTAGGATTACCTTGGTATAATGTGATGGGGAACCATGATATGAATTATGAAGCCAAAGAAGATTTGCTTTCTGATGAAACTTTCGAATCTAATTTCGGACCGGCGAATTACTCATTTAACTACGGAAATGTTCACTTCATTATCCTGGATGATATCCTGTATCCGGATCCTAGAGATGGAAAAGGATACTGGGGTGGCTTCCGTGAAGATCAGATGAAATTCATCGAAAATGATCTTAAACTTGTGGATAAAAACAAACTTATCGTTGTTTCTTTCCATATTCCGTTAGAACACAAAAATGAAGATAACTTCAGGAATTCTGATCGTCAGAAATTGTTTGACTTTTTAGCACCATTTAAAAATGCGTTGATTTTATCGGCTCATACTCATATTCAGCAGCAGCTTTTCTATGGAAAAGAAGCAGGATGGAATGGTTCTAAAGACCTCCACGAATATAATGTAGGAACTACCTGCGGCGACTGGTGGTCCGGTACATCAGACGATCTCGGACTGCCGACTTCTACCATGAGAGACGGAACGGCGAAAGGCTATTCTTTCATCAGCTTTAACGATAATGAATACAAGGTTAAATATAAAACTGCAGGTAAGCCGGAAGATTATCAGATCAATTTATATGTTCCTAAAGTCATTCCTTTTCCTTCAAAAACATCCGCAAAAGTATTGGCCAATTTCTTTATGGGAAGCAAAAAAGATAAAGTGGAATACAGAATAGACGGAGAAAGGTGGGAAGAAATGCAGTACGACGAAACGGTGGATCCAAGTTTTGCGATGTCGGTTTTCAAATGGGATACTACGAAGAATCTTTTCCCGGGAAGAAGGCCTTCAAACCCCGAAATATCAAAACATATCTGGACGGGAGATTTTTCTAAAAAACTCTCGCTGGGAAAACATAAGGTTGAGGTAAGAGCTACGGATATGTATGGAAATCAGTTCTCAGCTTCAGAAGAATTTGAAGTTCAAAATCAGATTCTTATACCTTAA
- the ligA gene encoding NAD-dependent DNA ligase LigA — protein sequence MPDNIETIQQRIEDLRKELHQHNENYYLLDTPTITDYNFDMLLEELRDLEAKYPEFYDENSPTMRVGGGITKVFPTVQHKYRMYSLDNSYDFDDLEDWEKRIIKAIDEPVEFVAELKYDGASISILYENGKLVQAVTRGDGFQGDEITANVRTISDVPLKLKGDFPAHFFMRGEIYLTRKNFDKINKQREEDGLDPFMNPRNTASGSLKMQDSGEVRKRGLSSVLYQYISEEIPAESHWELLEKAKSWGFKTSQQAKLCKTLAEVKEFITYWDIERHNLPFEIDGIVLKVNSLKQQRQLGYTAKSPRWAMAYKFKAEKVETELQTVTYQVGRTGAITPVANLKPVLLAGTIVKRASLHNEDIIKKLDLHEHDFVYVEKGGEIIPKIVGVNKEKRTAESKEIEYIRHCPECGTELVKIEDQAIHFCPNELHCPPQVVGRMIHYVSRKALNIDNLGSETIEQLYRERLIENPADFYVLKKEQLLPLERMAEKSAQNIISGIEKSKEIPFEKVLYGIGIKHVGETVAKKLVKNFPSIEELKNATVEELCQVEDIGTKIAVSIADFFANPENILMIERLKSYGVQLEKGESTNEVLSNVLDGKTFLFTGKLSLFTREAAEEMVEKHGGKNISAVSKNLNYLVVGEKAGSKLKKAQDIGTIEILDEQQFLDLIEKK from the coding sequence ATGCCCGACAATATCGAAACCATACAGCAAAGAATAGAAGATCTTAGAAAAGAACTTCACCAGCACAACGAAAACTATTATCTTCTTGACACGCCTACGATCACAGATTATAATTTCGATATGCTTCTTGAAGAGCTCAGGGATCTGGAAGCAAAATATCCTGAATTCTATGATGAAAACTCTCCTACGATGAGAGTAGGAGGTGGAATTACAAAAGTATTTCCAACCGTTCAGCATAAATACAGAATGTATTCCCTTGATAATTCTTATGATTTCGACGATTTGGAAGACTGGGAAAAAAGGATCATTAAAGCGATAGATGAACCTGTAGAATTTGTAGCCGAGCTGAAATATGATGGAGCCTCTATTTCTATTTTGTATGAAAATGGAAAGCTTGTTCAGGCTGTAACACGGGGCGACGGCTTTCAGGGAGATGAAATCACAGCGAATGTGCGCACTATTTCCGATGTTCCGCTAAAGCTGAAAGGTGATTTTCCTGCTCATTTTTTTATGCGCGGCGAAATTTATTTAACCCGAAAAAATTTCGATAAAATAAACAAACAGCGTGAAGAAGATGGCCTGGATCCATTCATGAACCCTAGAAATACCGCCAGCGGAAGCCTTAAAATGCAGGACAGCGGCGAAGTAAGAAAACGCGGACTATCATCAGTTTTATATCAATATATTTCCGAAGAAATTCCTGCAGAGTCTCATTGGGAACTTTTAGAAAAAGCAAAATCCTGGGGTTTCAAAACATCTCAACAGGCAAAGCTTTGCAAAACACTTGCTGAAGTAAAAGAATTTATTACATACTGGGACATCGAAAGACATAATCTTCCTTTTGAAATTGACGGGATCGTTTTAAAAGTCAATTCCTTAAAACAACAACGACAGCTTGGCTATACGGCAAAATCCCCACGTTGGGCGATGGCTTATAAATTCAAGGCCGAAAAAGTGGAAACCGAACTCCAGACCGTTACGTATCAGGTGGGAAGAACCGGCGCCATTACTCCCGTTGCCAATCTTAAGCCCGTATTGTTGGCAGGGACAATTGTTAAAAGAGCTTCTCTCCACAATGAAGATATCATTAAAAAGCTGGATCTGCATGAACATGATTTCGTGTATGTAGAAAAAGGAGGTGAAATTATTCCTAAAATCGTAGGTGTAAATAAAGAAAAAAGAACTGCCGAAAGCAAAGAAATAGAATATATCAGACATTGCCCGGAATGCGGAACGGAGCTGGTGAAAATTGAAGATCAGGCCATTCATTTCTGCCCGAATGAACTGCACTGTCCGCCACAGGTGGTAGGAAGAATGATCCATTATGTTTCTAGGAAAGCTTTAAATATTGATAATCTCGGCAGCGAAACCATTGAACAGCTATACAGAGAAAGACTCATTGAAAACCCTGCTGATTTTTATGTTTTGAAAAAAGAACAGCTGCTGCCATTGGAAAGAATGGCGGAAAAATCTGCACAGAATATCATCTCCGGAATCGAAAAATCCAAGGAAATTCCTTTTGAAAAAGTATTGTATGGAATCGGGATAAAACACGTGGGAGAAACGGTTGCCAAGAAGCTGGTTAAGAATTTCCCTTCCATAGAAGAGCTCAAAAATGCCACAGTGGAAGAGCTTTGCCAGGTAGAAGATATCGGAACCAAAATCGCAGTAAGTATTGCCGATTTTTTTGCCAATCCGGAAAATATCCTGATGATTGAAAGACTGAAATCGTATGGTGTTCAGCTTGAAAAAGGAGAAAGTACCAATGAAGTTTTATCGAATGTCCTGGACGGAAAAACCTTCCTTTTCACCGGAAAATTATCCTTATTCACAAGAGAAGCAGCGGAAGAAATGGTGGAAAAACACGGCGGAAAGAATATTTCAGCAGTCTCTAAAAACCTGAATTATCTGGTGGTAGGTGAGAAAGCCGGCAGCAAGCTGAAAAAAGCCCAGGATATCGGAACCATTGAAATTCTTGATGAACAGCAGTTTCTGGATCTTATAGAGAAAAAGTAA
- a CDS encoding 3-ketoacyl-ACP reductase, with amino-acid sequence MNINGKNAIITGGGRGLGKAVALALAAEGVHIGITGRNEENLKMTVDEIRKFGVNAGYAVFSIDNEIHLKAGIESLAEQLGGIDILINNAGIGDFGSIEDMPSETWEQVIKTNLFGVYYAAKAVHPFMKLKGEGDIINVASTAGLKGGPNMSAYAASKAAVVSLSQSMMAEWRKQNIRVITLTPSTIASDMSIQGGLTDGNPEKVLQPEDFAEWVRDILKMNRRALIANASIFSTNP; translated from the coding sequence ATGAATATCAACGGAAAAAATGCCATCATTACCGGTGGAGGAAGAGGTCTGGGTAAAGCAGTTGCACTTGCTTTGGCCGCAGAAGGAGTACATATCGGAATTACAGGAAGAAACGAAGAAAACCTGAAAATGACGGTCGATGAAATCCGTAAATTTGGAGTAAACGCGGGATATGCTGTCTTCAGCATCGACAACGAAATTCATTTAAAAGCAGGTATCGAATCATTGGCAGAACAGTTGGGAGGAATCGATATCCTGATCAACAATGCAGGAATCGGTGACTTCGGTTCCATTGAGGATATGCCTTCCGAAACCTGGGAACAGGTTATTAAAACCAATCTTTTCGGAGTGTATTATGCAGCAAAAGCAGTACATCCTTTTATGAAGTTGAAAGGAGAGGGCGATATTATTAACGTCGCATCAACTGCGGGTTTAAAAGGCGGACCGAATATGTCAGCTTATGCAGCTTCAAAAGCAGCGGTTGTTTCCCTTTCACAGTCCATGATGGCAGAATGGAGAAAACAGAATATCAGAGTAATCACCCTTACGCCAAGTACGATTGCTTCGGATATGTCGATTCAGGGAGGTCTTACGGACGGAAACCCTGAAAAAGTACTTCAGCCGGAAGATTTTGCAGAATGGGTAAGAGATATTTTAAAAATGAACAGAAGAGCATTGATTGCAAATGCCTCAATTTTCTCTACAAATCCTTAA
- a CDS encoding glycerophosphodiester phosphodiesterase family protein, with translation MKKVILGLAVVSTVFMKAQTRIIAHRGYWQTQPPTTENSLKSLENAQNLKIYGSEFDVRMTKDGVLVVNHDEHHAKMEISETDFKELKKIKLSNGEPFPTLKDYLKQGKKDKALKLVVEIKPDKTKEKEDELTAKTIKMIKDMKLDTQCEFISFSLNICKEIKKLESKFKVQYLKGELSPQQIKEEGLDGLDYHYSVFQKNPTWISEAKTLGLITNAWTVNDIAVSDELKKQGIGFITTNIPDQLK, from the coding sequence ATGAAAAAAGTTATCTTAGGGTTAGCAGTTGTAAGCACCGTTTTCATGAAGGCACAAACCCGGATTATCGCACACAGAGGATATTGGCAGACACAGCCGCCAACCACGGAAAATTCTCTGAAATCACTTGAAAATGCCCAGAACCTAAAAATTTATGGTTCCGAATTCGATGTACGCATGACGAAAGACGGTGTGCTGGTGGTAAATCATGATGAGCATCATGCAAAAATGGAAATTTCCGAAACGGATTTTAAAGAGCTCAAAAAAATAAAGCTTTCCAACGGTGAGCCTTTTCCTACATTAAAAGATTATCTGAAGCAGGGAAAAAAAGATAAAGCCTTGAAGCTTGTCGTTGAAATAAAACCGGATAAAACAAAAGAAAAGGAAGATGAGCTCACGGCAAAGACTATTAAAATGATCAAAGATATGAAGCTGGATACACAGTGTGAATTTATCTCCTTCAGCCTGAATATCTGCAAAGAAATCAAAAAGCTGGAATCGAAATTTAAAGTTCAGTATCTGAAAGGAGAGCTTTCTCCACAGCAGATCAAAGAAGAAGGACTGGACGGGCTGGACTATCATTACAGTGTTTTCCAGAAAAATCCAACATGGATCTCCGAAGCAAAAACATTGGGTTTAATAACCAATGCCTGGACGGTAAATGATATTGCCGTTTCAGACGAACTGAAAAAACAAGGTATTGGATTTATTACGACCAATATTCCGGATCAGCTGAAATAA
- the prmA gene encoding 50S ribosomal protein L11 methyltransferase, translating to MQNYLEFNFKISPLQPWNEILMAELIEIGFDSFTEEIDGILGYIQKDLFKEEDLKTLPLFQNEEVKIEYTFKEMPNINWNEEWEKNFEPINIDDKVLIRAEFHKSVAGMHEIVIQPKMSFGTGHHPTTHLMIQQMMDMDFKDKKVLDMGCGTSVLAIYAKQIGAGDTKAIDIDEWSVENSKENALRNNVELDIELGTAENLGKEHYDIILANINRNILISDIPTYVSVLNEGGKLLLSGLCFFDVDDILEVCRENGLELKKQLQREEWVSLLLEK from the coding sequence ATGCAAAATTATTTAGAATTTAATTTCAAAATTTCTCCGCTTCAGCCCTGGAATGAAATATTAATGGCAGAGCTTATTGAAATCGGTTTCGACAGCTTCACAGAAGAAATAGACGGTATTTTGGGATATATTCAAAAAGATTTATTTAAAGAAGAAGATTTAAAAACGCTTCCGCTTTTTCAGAATGAGGAGGTAAAAATCGAGTATACCTTCAAAGAAATGCCGAATATCAACTGGAATGAAGAATGGGAGAAAAACTTTGAGCCTATCAATATTGATGATAAAGTGCTGATCCGTGCAGAATTTCACAAATCAGTCGCGGGAATGCATGAAATTGTTATCCAGCCGAAAATGTCTTTCGGAACGGGGCATCATCCAACAACACATCTCATGATTCAGCAGATGATGGATATGGATTTCAAGGATAAGAAAGTTCTGGATATGGGATGCGGAACTTCGGTTCTGGCTATTTATGCAAAACAGATCGGAGCGGGAGATACAAAAGCTATTGATATCGACGAATGGTCCGTTGAAAACTCCAAAGAAAATGCATTAAGAAATAATGTGGAACTGGATATAGAACTGGGAACGGCTGAAAATTTAGGTAAAGAACATTACGATATTATTTTGGCGAATATTAACAGGAATATCCTAATTTCAGATATCCCGACGTATGTTTCGGTATTGAATGAAGGCGGAAAACTGCTGCTTTCCGGATTGTGTTTCTTTGATGTGGATGACATTCTGGAGGTTTGCAGAGAAAACGGTTTAGAGCTTAAAAAACAGCTTCAGCGCGAAGAATGGGTAAGTTTATTGCTTGAAAAATAA
- a CDS encoding SusD/RagB family nutrient-binding outer membrane lipoprotein, producing MKKLLVNTLLIAAIGSVPVACSRSLDEVNTDNSRISEPAASKLLVPVEYNMAAVNYMRANDFTFDLMQVSLDFPNEGNTLSRYNITENTGAGFWNNSYKWLKQVKDMRMAAEKDNDPNYVAIAMVLNAWIYSNLTDTYGDVPFSEASNQDEGNSQPKFDKQKDIYVKLLDELKTANSLFVTTKPLTGPDIFYKAESDANGIVNWKKFCNSLSLRLLTRILSKNGEVNVNERIQEIISDPVKYPVFQNNNETAKINVTGVAPVLPPITRPQDFTTGRAASAFFVETLKANNDPRMAMFFGQAKSIPGNANIGYKGAPSGYAYGTAFDYQPSNMNQNLAKAPLNILIYPYAELQFTLAELAFKGVIPGNAQTYYENGVKAAIEQWGATVPANYFANTNVAYNGTLERIMLQKYVALFFVDQQQWFEKRRTGFPVLPNNGGLLNNGVMPSRLMYPPNPRILNTTNYQSAVQQMGGDNINVKVWWNKP from the coding sequence ATGAAAAAATTACTTGTAAATACATTATTAATTGCAGCCATCGGTTCTGTTCCGGTAGCGTGCAGCAGAAGCCTTGATGAAGTAAACACAGACAACAGCAGGATCAGCGAACCTGCAGCCTCAAAATTACTCGTTCCTGTTGAATATAATATGGCAGCTGTTAATTATATGAGAGCTAATGATTTTACATTCGATCTGATGCAGGTCTCCCTGGACTTTCCGAATGAAGGAAATACGCTCAGCAGATATAATATTACCGAAAATACGGGAGCAGGCTTCTGGAACAATAGCTATAAATGGCTTAAACAGGTAAAAGACATGAGAATGGCTGCTGAAAAAGATAATGATCCGAATTACGTTGCCATTGCAATGGTTCTTAATGCCTGGATCTATTCTAATCTTACGGATACGTATGGTGATGTTCCGTTTTCCGAAGCTTCCAACCAGGATGAAGGCAATTCACAGCCAAAGTTTGATAAGCAGAAAGATATTTATGTAAAACTGCTGGACGAGCTAAAAACGGCAAATTCACTTTTCGTTACCACAAAACCGCTTACCGGTCCTGATATTTTCTACAAGGCGGAAAGCGATGCCAACGGAATTGTAAACTGGAAGAAATTCTGTAATTCTCTTTCATTGCGTCTGTTAACAAGGATTTTAAGCAAAAATGGTGAGGTAAATGTCAATGAGAGGATTCAGGAAATTATCAGTGATCCTGTTAAATATCCCGTTTTTCAAAATAATAATGAAACGGCAAAAATAAATGTGACAGGTGTTGCGCCGGTTCTTCCTCCGATTACCAGACCGCAGGATTTTACCACCGGTAGAGCAGCTTCAGCATTTTTTGTTGAAACCCTGAAAGCAAACAATGACCCCAGAATGGCCATGTTTTTCGGACAGGCTAAAAGTATTCCCGGAAATGCAAACATCGGGTATAAAGGTGCGCCGTCAGGATATGCTTACGGGACAGCTTTCGATTATCAGCCTTCCAATATGAACCAGAACCTTGCGAAAGCACCGCTGAATATTTTGATATATCCGTATGCCGAGTTGCAGTTTACTCTTGCCGAACTGGCTTTTAAAGGAGTTATTCCCGGAAATGCACAAACCTATTACGAGAATGGAGTAAAAGCAGCGATTGAACAGTGGGGAGCAACTGTGCCTGCCAATTATTTTGCTAATACAAATGTAGCTTACAATGGGACTTTAGAAAGAATCATGCTGCAGAAATATGTTGCCCTGTTCTTTGTAGATCAGCAACAGTGGTTTGAAAAAAGAAGAACAGGCTTCCCTGTACTTCCGAACAACGGAGGGTTGCTTAATAACGGCGTTATGCCTTCAAGGTTGATGTACCCGCCAAATCCGAGAATATTAAATACTACAAATTACCAGTCGGCGGTTCAGCAGATGGGCGGTGATAATATCAATGTAAAAGTATGGTGGAATAAACCTTAA
- a CDS encoding SusC/RagA family TonB-linked outer membrane protein has product MRKETQKVLLLSLLGLVSVNVMAQENAKRDTIKSIDEVVVTALGIKRQDRSLGYVAETIKSEEILKTQNNNWSQALEGKVAGLKIQTAGAGPLGSSIIKLRGDISMNPDQNNALIVVDGVPLNNNTTGTGFSAYGAGAKADLPIDYGNGINTINPDDIESITVLKGSTASALYGSRGAGGAIMITTKSGKSKKGKVQVSLNSYSSYDTVLKWPDYQYEYGQGTLQKDTQGNFFYSYGASADGINTGSTSSAFGPKFAGQYYFQYDPDLEGQSTERKLWQPYKDNIKGFWETGTTFSNNISVEASNENTSFRSSLTYLKNEWMMPNTGFDRFNAAFSVDHKLSEKLKIGIKVNYNKTKSDNLPATGYSNQSISYFMIFQNPNVDLSWYRPIWKSGKEQVDQIHPFSSFIDNPYLIAYEMLNGVDKNFLTGNVNLNYKITKNLDVMVRSGMELNNELRTQKRPWSSANYLQGMYREQHIRLMDLNNDILFTYRNSFGEFDFSASAGGNIRYTEYTMNDYIAEGLLKPGVYTLPNGISNISKFARPNDKQVNSAYALATLSYKNKIFLDLTARNDWSSTLPKENRSYFYPSAATSFILSDIFNLSSDHFNYWKLRASWSKVGNDTDPYQLIKYYNNSDFVGSVESPSLYPNPNLRPNMITNIEGGMDFTILKNRINYTITAYQNNSKDQIIRIPTLWETGYSTKVINAGEVRNRGLEMTLNAFAVKNKKFSWSINANWSMNRNKILSLPEEFNGEPYTMGSVGGVVYFNAFVGGSLGDMYGYGLMYAPDGQVIYNATDGLTAKPTQMKKIGNAYPKWRAGIQNEFRYKGITVSFSFDGQYKGMAYSQSHHKMTEQGKLEHTLFGRENPGGMIVGEGVVQNADGSFSPNTKPILLSSYYADYYRRANVETNTFDTSFIKLRDARIAYTFSKNVTDQLKITELTLAVFGRNLWMWTKFPLFDPEAATLNDNQITPGVEMGQLPTARTVGVQLNVKF; this is encoded by the coding sequence ATGCGTAAAGAGACACAAAAAGTACTGCTATTATCATTATTAGGTTTGGTCAGTGTAAATGTGATGGCCCAGGAAAATGCAAAAAGGGATACGATTAAAAGTATTGATGAAGTTGTCGTAACAGCATTGGGAATCAAAAGACAGGACAGATCTTTAGGATATGTTGCGGAGACTATTAAATCTGAAGAAATATTAAAAACTCAGAACAACAACTGGTCGCAGGCACTTGAAGGTAAAGTGGCAGGTCTTAAAATACAGACAGCCGGAGCCGGACCGCTGGGAAGTTCCATTATCAAATTAAGAGGAGATATTTCTATGAACCCTGATCAGAACAATGCCCTGATCGTAGTAGACGGTGTTCCTCTGAACAATAATACTACAGGAACAGGATTCTCGGCATACGGTGCGGGAGCCAAGGCAGATTTACCTATTGATTACGGAAACGGGATCAATACCATTAATCCTGATGATATCGAGTCTATTACTGTTCTCAAAGGATCTACAGCATCTGCTTTATACGGCTCAAGAGGTGCCGGTGGTGCCATCATGATCACTACAAAATCCGGGAAAAGCAAAAAAGGAAAAGTTCAGGTAAGTTTAAATTCATATTCTAGTTACGATACGGTTCTGAAATGGCCGGATTACCAGTACGAATATGGACAGGGAACGCTTCAGAAAGATACGCAGGGAAATTTTTTCTATTCTTACGGAGCATCTGCAGACGGAATCAACACCGGTTCTACCAGCAGCGCGTTCGGGCCAAAGTTTGCAGGACAGTATTACTTCCAGTATGATCCTGATCTGGAAGGACAAAGTACCGAAAGAAAACTCTGGCAGCCTTACAAAGATAATATCAAAGGGTTTTGGGAAACAGGAACTACCTTTTCAAATAACATTTCGGTAGAAGCATCCAATGAGAATACATCATTCAGATCATCTTTAACCTATTTAAAAAATGAATGGATGATGCCGAACACCGGTTTCGACAGGTTCAACGCCGCTTTTTCGGTTGACCATAAACTGAGTGAAAAATTAAAAATCGGAATCAAAGTAAATTACAATAAAACAAAAAGTGACAATCTTCCGGCTACCGGTTACAGCAATCAGTCGATTTCTTATTTCATGATTTTCCAGAATCCAAATGTTGATCTTTCCTGGTACAGACCAATATGGAAAAGTGGAAAAGAGCAGGTTGACCAGATCCATCCGTTCAGCTCATTTATTGATAATCCGTACCTCATCGCTTATGAAATGCTGAATGGGGTCGATAAAAATTTCCTTACCGGAAATGTAAATCTTAACTATAAAATCACCAAAAACTTAGACGTAATGGTGAGGTCGGGAATGGAGTTGAACAACGAGCTTCGTACCCAAAAAAGACCTTGGAGTTCTGCCAACTATCTTCAGGGAATGTATAGGGAACAGCATATAAGATTGATGGATTTGAATAATGATATTTTATTCACCTACAGAAATTCATTCGGTGAATTCGATTTTAGTGCATCTGCCGGTGGGAATATCCGTTATACGGAATACACAATGAATGATTATATCGCGGAAGGTCTTCTGAAGCCTGGAGTGTATACGCTGCCGAATGGTATTTCAAACATATCAAAATTCGCAAGACCGAATGATAAGCAGGTCAATAGTGCCTACGCTTTGGCAACACTAAGCTACAAAAACAAAATATTTTTGGATCTTACCGCGAGAAATGACTGGAGCAGTACGCTGCCGAAAGAAAACCGTTCTTATTTCTATCCGTCGGCCGCAACATCGTTTATTCTTTCAGATATTTTTAATCTGTCTTCAGATCATTTTAATTACTGGAAATTAAGAGCATCCTGGTCTAAAGTGGGTAATGATACGGATCCTTATCAGCTTATCAAATACTACAACAACAGTGATTTCGTAGGATCTGTGGAGTCTCCGTCCTTATACCCTAATCCAAACCTTAGACCGAATATGATCACCAATATTGAAGGCGGGATGGATTTTACAATTCTTAAAAACAGAATTAATTATACCATTACAGCGTATCAGAACAATTCTAAAGACCAGATTATCAGGATTCCTACTTTATGGGAAACAGGATACAGCACTAAAGTAATCAACGCCGGTGAAGTAAGAAACAGAGGTCTTGAAATGACACTGAATGCTTTTGCTGTAAAAAATAAAAAATTCTCATGGAGCATTAATGCCAACTGGTCTATGAACAGGAACAAAATTCTTTCGCTGCCTGAAGAGTTCAATGGGGAACCTTATACCATGGGAAGCGTTGGCGGAGTAGTTTACTTTAATGCTTTCGTAGGCGGCTCACTGGGAGATATGTATGGTTACGGACTCATGTATGCTCCGGACGGACAGGTTATTTATAATGCAACGGATGGTCTTACCGCGAAACCTACACAGATGAAGAAAATTGGAAATGCTTATCCGAAATGGAGGGCAGGAATCCAGAATGAATTCAGATATAAAGGAATTACCGTAAGTTTCTCATTTGACGGACAGTATAAAGGAATGGCTTATTCTCAGTCGCACCACAAAATGACAGAACAAGGGAAGTTGGAACACACTTTATTCGGAAGGGAAAATCCGGGAGGAATGATTGTGGGTGAAGGTGTAGTGCAGAACGCAGACGGATCATTCTCTCCGAATACAAAACCAATTTTATTGTCGTCTTATTACGCCGATTATTACAGAAGAGCCAATGTTGAGACGAATACTTTCGATACTTCTTTCATCAAACTTAGAGACGCAAGAATTGCTTACACCTTCTCTAAAAATGTTACCGATCAGCTCAAAATAACCGAGCTTACCCTCGCGGTTTTCGGAAGAAACCTGTGGATGTGGACGAAATTCCCACTGTTTGATCCTGAAGCCGCAACATTGAATGATAATCAGATCACTCCGGGTGTAGAAATGGGACAATTGCCGACAGCAAGAACGGTAGGTGTTCAGCTTAATGTTAAATTTTAA